The following are from one region of the Oncorhynchus nerka isolate Pitt River linkage group LG8, Oner_Uvic_2.0, whole genome shotgun sequence genome:
- the LOC115133004 gene encoding liprin-beta-1-like isoform X1 gives MMSDASEMLAAALEQMDGIIAGSKAMDYSNGLFDCQSPTSPFLGSLRALHLLEDLRAALEMMDQDEREGLRCQVPDTTADGLVEWLQQGQLTNGNGSAMIYQERLSRVESDKECLVLQVSVLSDQVEVQGEKIRDLDMCLEEHREKLDATEETLQQELLSRSTLETQKLELMTEVSSLKLKLTTVARDLRDSEGLYQEVNDLRFRVTDMENERLQCEKKLKSTKEELQTLQRQLEELRRLKDQATQGVLTPDRTDGEKDVDVLRMKRAMESLTSANNDKDRRIEELQESITRYKKVQDLVKDTLNEDDYDDIQDDRSPSIQVAMDTDRATLAVGEETGRSCDEIPSIAVFSELEQESLIQEPDTDSPPEVPPHSAGSLGHINSNTEQTTVEEPSPPSTSPSNPSSNESFGTKKARSSFGRGFFKMRGGKRTSSAPNLDRSRSASAPTLAETERKGTDHLDLAGAPPHKPQGGDSSQTLPSSPEAKKKSRGFMKFLGRLKRSHSTSLDLEETEFRRGGVRATAGPRLGWSRDLQHSADDVDAPFAQWSKEQVCVWLQEQGLGLHVAQDQQWIRSGFTLLQASQHDLEKELGIKQPLHRKKLQLALQALGSEEDVSKAKLDHNWVTRWLDDIGLPQYKSQFDEGRVDGRMLHYMTVDDLLSLKVGSVLHHLSIKRAIQVLRLNFYEPNCLRRRPSDENNITPGEISQWTNHRVMEWLRSVDLAEYAPNLRGSGVHGGVMVLEPRFNVESLALLLNIPPNKTLLRRHLATHFHLLIGSAAQRSKQECLENPDYTLLTATAKVKPRRLPFGGFGTLRKKRQEDSEEYVCPMDVEMPKNSSFQGGLRIYEDNLDQMEDSEGAVRQIGAFSEEIDNLTSMLKEDEFFSEVSSRSPEASVTDDDSNV, from the exons GCTCCAAGGCCATGGACTACTCCAATGGGCTGTTTGACTGCCAGTCGCCCACCTCTCCCTTCCTGGGAAGCCTGCGGGCGCTGCACCTGCTGGAGGACCTGCGGGCGGCGCTGGAGATGATGGAccaggatgagagggagggccTCCGCTGCCAGGTCCCTGACACCACCGCCGACGGCCTAGTGGAGTGGCTGCAGCAGGGACAACTG ACCAACGGAAATGGCTCCGCCATGATCTACCAGGAACGGCTGTCACGGGTGGAGAGCGATAAGGAGTGTCTTGTCCTCCAG GTGAGTGTTCTCTCAGACCAGGTGGAGGTGCAGGGGGAGAAGATCAGGGATCTGGACATGTGTctggaggagcacagagagaaacTCGACGCCACTGAAGAAACGCTGCAGCAG GAGCTGTTGAGCAGGTCGACCCTGGAGACCCAGAAGCTGGAGCTGATGACCGAGGTGTCCAGTCTGAAACTGAAGCTGACCACTGTGGCGAGAGATCTCAGGGATAGTGAG GGGTTGTACCAGGAAGTCAATGACCTGCGGTTCAGGGTGACCGATATGGAGAATGAAAGACTGCAGTGTGAGAAGAAACTTAAATCCACCAAA GAGGAACTGCAGACTCTTCAGAGGCAGCTGGAGGAGCTGAGGAGACTAAAAGACCAGGCTACACAGGGAGTGCTGACCCCAGACAgaacagatggagagaaag ATGTGGACGTGCTGAGGATGAAGAGGGCCATGGAGTCCCTGACGTCAGCTAACAATGACAAG GACCGGCGGATCGAGGAGCTTCAGGAGTCTATCACACGGTACAAGAAGGTCCAGGACTTGGTGAAAG ACACACTGAATGAAGACGATTACGATGACATCCAGGATGACAGATCCCCCTCCATTCAGGTCGCCATGGATACAGACCGGGCCACCCTGGCAGTTGGGGAGGAGACAGGAAGGAGCTGTGACGAG ATTCCATCTATTGCAGTGTTTTCAGAGCTGGAGCAGGAGAGCCTGATACAGGAACCAGACACAGACAG TCCACCAGAAGTCCCACCACATTCAGCAGGTAGCCTGGGCCACATAAACAGCAACACAGAGCAG ACCACAGTTGAGGAGCCCAGCCCCCCATCCACCTCCCCATCAAACCCCAGCAGTAATGAAAGCTTTGGGACCAAGAAGGCCCGCTCCTCCTTTGGACGTGGTTTCTTCAAGATGCGTGGAGGCAAGAGGACGTCCAGCGCCCCAAATCTGG ATCGCAGCCGGAGTGCGAGTGCGCCTACgttgg CTGAGACCGAGCGTAAGGGCACAGACCACTTGGACTTGGCTGGTGCCCCGCCACACAAACCTCAGGGAGGAGACAGCAGCCAGACCCTACCTTCCTCACCAGAGGCCAAGAAGAAGTCCAGAGGCTTTATGAAGTTCTTAGGCAG GCTGAAGAGAAGTCACTCCACCTCGCTAGACCTGGAGGAGACTGAGTTCAGGAGGGGAGGTGTCAGAGCCACGGCCGGCCCACGACTGGGCTGGTCACGTGACCTGCAGCACAGCGCCGA tgATGTGGACGCTCCCTTTGCACAGTGGAGTaaggagcaggtgtgtgtgtggctgcaggAGCAGGGCCTGGGGCTGCACGTGGCTCAAGACCAGCAGTGGATCCGCTCAGGATTCACCCTGCTGCAGGCCTCCCAGCACGACCTGGAGAAG GAGTTGGGGATCAAACAGCCCCTCCACAGGAAGAAGCTGCAGCTGGCTCTCCAGGCACTGGGATCAGAGGAGGATGTCAGCAAGGCCAAACTGGACCACAACTGGGTGACCA GATGGCTTGACGATATTGGTCTGCCACAGTATAAGAGCCAGTTTGATGAGGGGAGGGTCGATGGACGAATGCTACACTACATGACTGTG GATGACCTGCTGTCTCTAAAAGTGGGCAGTGTTCTCCACCACCTCAGCATCAAGAGAGCCATCCAGGTCCTCCGGCTCAACTTCTACGAGCCCAACTGCCTCCGCCGACGGCCCTCTGACGAG AACAACATCACACCAGGGGAGATCTCCCAGTGGACCAATCACAGAGTGATGGAGTGGCTGAGATCAGTGGACCTGGCTGAGTACGCTCCTAACCTGAGGGGCAGCGGTGTGCACGGGGGGGTCATG GTGCTGGAGCCTCGCTTCAACGTAGAGTCCCTAGCCCTTCTGCTCAACATCCCTCCCAACAAGACCCTGCTGCGCCGCCACCTGGCCACCCACTTCCACCTGCTCATCGGCTCCGCTGCCCAGCGCAGCAAacaggagtgtctggagaacccAGACTACACCCTGCTCACTGCCACCGCCAAGGTCAAG cccaGAAGGCTGCCGTTCGGTGGCTTCGGGACCCTGCGTAAGAAGCGCCAGGAGGACAGCGAGGAGTACGTGTGCCCCATGGACGTGGAGATGCCCAAGAACAGCAGCTTCCAGGGGGGCCTGAGGATCTACGAGGACAACCTGGACCAG ATGGAGGACTCGGAAGGGGCTGTGAGGCAGATAGGAGCATTTTCTGAGGAAATCGACAACCTGACG AGCATGCTGAAGGAGGATGAATTCTTCAGCGAGGTCTCCTCTCGCTCCCCCGAGGCCAGCGTCACCGATGACGACTCTAACGTGTGA
- the LOC115133004 gene encoding liprin-beta-1-like isoform X2 codes for MMSDASEMLAAALEQMDGIIAGSKAMDYSNGLFDCQSPTSPFLGSLRALHLLEDLRAALEMMDQDEREGLRCQVPDTTADGLVEWLQQGQLTNGNGSAMIYQERLSRVESDKECLVLQVSVLSDQVEVQGEKIRDLDMCLEEHREKLDATEETLQQELLSRSTLETQKLELMTEVSSLKLKLTTVARDLRDSEGLYQEVNDLRFRVTDMENERLQCEKKLKSTKEELQTLQRQLEELRRLKDQATQGVLTPDRTDGEKDVDVLRMKRAMESLTSANNDKDRRIEELQESITRYKKVQDLVKDTLNEDDYDDIQDDRSPSIQVAMDTDRATLAVGEETGRSCDEIPSIAVFSELEQESLIQEPDTDSPPEVPPHSAGSLGHINSNTEQTTVEEPSPPSTSPSNPSSNESFGTKKARSSFGRGFFKMRGGKRTSSAPNLAETERKGTDHLDLAGAPPHKPQGGDSSQTLPSSPEAKKKSRGFMKFLGRLKRSHSTSLDLEETEFRRGGVRATAGPRLGWSRDLQHSADDVDAPFAQWSKEQVCVWLQEQGLGLHVAQDQQWIRSGFTLLQASQHDLEKELGIKQPLHRKKLQLALQALGSEEDVSKAKLDHNWVTRWLDDIGLPQYKSQFDEGRVDGRMLHYMTVDDLLSLKVGSVLHHLSIKRAIQVLRLNFYEPNCLRRRPSDENNITPGEISQWTNHRVMEWLRSVDLAEYAPNLRGSGVHGGVMVLEPRFNVESLALLLNIPPNKTLLRRHLATHFHLLIGSAAQRSKQECLENPDYTLLTATAKVKPRRLPFGGFGTLRKKRQEDSEEYVCPMDVEMPKNSSFQGGLRIYEDNLDQMEDSEGAVRQIGAFSEEIDNLTSMLKEDEFFSEVSSRSPEASVTDDDSNV; via the exons GCTCCAAGGCCATGGACTACTCCAATGGGCTGTTTGACTGCCAGTCGCCCACCTCTCCCTTCCTGGGAAGCCTGCGGGCGCTGCACCTGCTGGAGGACCTGCGGGCGGCGCTGGAGATGATGGAccaggatgagagggagggccTCCGCTGCCAGGTCCCTGACACCACCGCCGACGGCCTAGTGGAGTGGCTGCAGCAGGGACAACTG ACCAACGGAAATGGCTCCGCCATGATCTACCAGGAACGGCTGTCACGGGTGGAGAGCGATAAGGAGTGTCTTGTCCTCCAG GTGAGTGTTCTCTCAGACCAGGTGGAGGTGCAGGGGGAGAAGATCAGGGATCTGGACATGTGTctggaggagcacagagagaaacTCGACGCCACTGAAGAAACGCTGCAGCAG GAGCTGTTGAGCAGGTCGACCCTGGAGACCCAGAAGCTGGAGCTGATGACCGAGGTGTCCAGTCTGAAACTGAAGCTGACCACTGTGGCGAGAGATCTCAGGGATAGTGAG GGGTTGTACCAGGAAGTCAATGACCTGCGGTTCAGGGTGACCGATATGGAGAATGAAAGACTGCAGTGTGAGAAGAAACTTAAATCCACCAAA GAGGAACTGCAGACTCTTCAGAGGCAGCTGGAGGAGCTGAGGAGACTAAAAGACCAGGCTACACAGGGAGTGCTGACCCCAGACAgaacagatggagagaaag ATGTGGACGTGCTGAGGATGAAGAGGGCCATGGAGTCCCTGACGTCAGCTAACAATGACAAG GACCGGCGGATCGAGGAGCTTCAGGAGTCTATCACACGGTACAAGAAGGTCCAGGACTTGGTGAAAG ACACACTGAATGAAGACGATTACGATGACATCCAGGATGACAGATCCCCCTCCATTCAGGTCGCCATGGATACAGACCGGGCCACCCTGGCAGTTGGGGAGGAGACAGGAAGGAGCTGTGACGAG ATTCCATCTATTGCAGTGTTTTCAGAGCTGGAGCAGGAGAGCCTGATACAGGAACCAGACACAGACAG TCCACCAGAAGTCCCACCACATTCAGCAGGTAGCCTGGGCCACATAAACAGCAACACAGAGCAG ACCACAGTTGAGGAGCCCAGCCCCCCATCCACCTCCCCATCAAACCCCAGCAGTAATGAAAGCTTTGGGACCAAGAAGGCCCGCTCCTCCTTTGGACGTGGTTTCTTCAAGATGCGTGGAGGCAAGAGGACGTCCAGCGCCCCAAATCTGG CTGAGACCGAGCGTAAGGGCACAGACCACTTGGACTTGGCTGGTGCCCCGCCACACAAACCTCAGGGAGGAGACAGCAGCCAGACCCTACCTTCCTCACCAGAGGCCAAGAAGAAGTCCAGAGGCTTTATGAAGTTCTTAGGCAG GCTGAAGAGAAGTCACTCCACCTCGCTAGACCTGGAGGAGACTGAGTTCAGGAGGGGAGGTGTCAGAGCCACGGCCGGCCCACGACTGGGCTGGTCACGTGACCTGCAGCACAGCGCCGA tgATGTGGACGCTCCCTTTGCACAGTGGAGTaaggagcaggtgtgtgtgtggctgcaggAGCAGGGCCTGGGGCTGCACGTGGCTCAAGACCAGCAGTGGATCCGCTCAGGATTCACCCTGCTGCAGGCCTCCCAGCACGACCTGGAGAAG GAGTTGGGGATCAAACAGCCCCTCCACAGGAAGAAGCTGCAGCTGGCTCTCCAGGCACTGGGATCAGAGGAGGATGTCAGCAAGGCCAAACTGGACCACAACTGGGTGACCA GATGGCTTGACGATATTGGTCTGCCACAGTATAAGAGCCAGTTTGATGAGGGGAGGGTCGATGGACGAATGCTACACTACATGACTGTG GATGACCTGCTGTCTCTAAAAGTGGGCAGTGTTCTCCACCACCTCAGCATCAAGAGAGCCATCCAGGTCCTCCGGCTCAACTTCTACGAGCCCAACTGCCTCCGCCGACGGCCCTCTGACGAG AACAACATCACACCAGGGGAGATCTCCCAGTGGACCAATCACAGAGTGATGGAGTGGCTGAGATCAGTGGACCTGGCTGAGTACGCTCCTAACCTGAGGGGCAGCGGTGTGCACGGGGGGGTCATG GTGCTGGAGCCTCGCTTCAACGTAGAGTCCCTAGCCCTTCTGCTCAACATCCCTCCCAACAAGACCCTGCTGCGCCGCCACCTGGCCACCCACTTCCACCTGCTCATCGGCTCCGCTGCCCAGCGCAGCAAacaggagtgtctggagaacccAGACTACACCCTGCTCACTGCCACCGCCAAGGTCAAG cccaGAAGGCTGCCGTTCGGTGGCTTCGGGACCCTGCGTAAGAAGCGCCAGGAGGACAGCGAGGAGTACGTGTGCCCCATGGACGTGGAGATGCCCAAGAACAGCAGCTTCCAGGGGGGCCTGAGGATCTACGAGGACAACCTGGACCAG ATGGAGGACTCGGAAGGGGCTGTGAGGCAGATAGGAGCATTTTCTGAGGAAATCGACAACCTGACG AGCATGCTGAAGGAGGATGAATTCTTCAGCGAGGTCTCCTCTCGCTCCCCCGAGGCCAGCGTCACCGATGACGACTCTAACGTGTGA